DNA sequence from the Longimicrobium terrae genome:
CGGTGGCGCTGAACGTACTGCGCCGAGACGATGAGGGCCTCACGCAGGCCGGTTCCGTCTAGAAACGTAGCTTTCATGCGGAAAAGTATAGCGCGCGGTCGGCGCAGGGGCCAGCGGCGCCGCGGGAGGGCGGCCCGGGCCCGTGCGTCCGCGCCCCGGGACGGAGCGCGAAAAGGGCTGGTGCGTACGGGGGTGTCCGGTCCGCAACCTGCCGCCTCGCGTGCGTTCGTGCAAGGACCGCGCACGCGCACCCCTCGCGCGGGAGGGCGGCGCCGCGCTACCATCCATGCGCGAGGCGGGCGCCGCGCATCCACCCCGGACCAGCCATCCCATGCCGAAACACCATCTGGGCGCGCACACGGTCGACAACGGCGGCATTCACATGGCCGCCCTGCGCGCCGGCGCGGCGGGCTTCACCGCGCTGCAGTGCTTTACGGCCATCCCCAAGTTCTACGGCGACAAGAGCACCATCAAGCCGGAACGGGTGGAGCGCTTTGGCCGCGCGCTGGACGAGGCCGGCATTCCCGCCAAGAACGTCGTCGTGCACGCCGCGTACGTGCTGAGCGTGGCCACGGCCGAGCCGGACAAGTGGGAGCGCGCGGCGGCGGGGCTGGCCAAGGAGATGGAGCGGTCCACCACGCTGGGGGTGGGCGCGGTGTGCTTCCATCCCGGATCCGCCACGGACGGTGATCCCAAAAAAGCCGCGGAAAGGGTGGCGAAGGCCATCACCCAGGCGCTACGTTCGGTCGATGGAACCACGCGGCTGCTGGTGGAAAACACCGCCGGCGCGGGCAAGACGGTCGGCCGCACGGCGGAAGAGGTGGCGGATATTCTCCGCCATGTGCCGGACGAACTGCGCGAGCGCACGGGGTACGGGCTGGACACCTGCCACATGTTCGCCAGCGGCTGGGCCATCCACGAATCGGCCAAGCGGCAGAAGGAGATTCTGGATGAGTGGGAGCAGACCACGGGCGAGCGCCCCGGCTTCTTTCACCTGAACGACAGCGAAGGCGCGTTCGCCAGCAACAAGGACCGCCACATGCTGCTGGGCGAGGGGCAGATCGGCGCCGAGCCGTTCCGCTGGCTGCTGGCCGACCCGCGCAGCCGCGGCATTCCGCTCATCCTTGAGACGCCGCAGGAGAACTACGAGATCGCGGACGACGACGCCTCCGCCGATCCGTTCGACCTGCGGATGATGGAGCTGCTGACCTCGCTGGAGGCCCGGCGATGAGCCCCCGCCGATGCGCCGCGGCGGCACTGCTGCTGGCCCTGTCCGCCTGCGCGCCCATGCCCGCGGGAACGGCGGGAGCGGCGCGCGCGGTGCCTGGCGCCGCCTTCCCCACGGACGACGCGCCGTTCAGCGGGCCGGCCGCCATCGAGCACCTGGTGACGATTGTAAACCGCCACCGCGCGACCAAGGGCTGCCCGGCGCTGGAGTGGATGCCGGAAGCGGCGCGCGTGGCGCAGGCGCACAGCGACGACATGGCGCGCCGCAACTACTTCAGCCACATCTCGCCGGAGGGGCGCGCGCCCATGGGCCGGCTGCAGGCCGCCGGCATCCGCTACCGGCGCATGGGCGAGAACATCGCCCAGACCCCCGGCGGGCCCGACGACGCGCTGGGGCTTTGGCTCACCAGTCCGGGGCACCGGGAAATTCTGGAAGACTGCGAGTACACGCACCACGGCATCGGCGAGCGCGACGGCCGGTGGACGCACGTCTTCGTTACGCCCTGGAGCGAGCCGTGAGCGACCTGATCCGCCAGCGCCGGGCAAACCGCTCGCGCTTTCTGGAGATGCTGTACCGCTGCAGCGAGGAGCAGGCGACGGAGTACGTGGACGGGTACGAGATCGCGGACGAGCTGGCCATCGAGCGGGTAGATGCGGAACGCATCGTCCGCTACCTGGAGGATCACGGCTTCGCGGCCAAGACGGGGCGCACAGGAATGGTGGTGCGCATCACGGCCGCGGGCATCGACGAAGTGGAGCGGCGCCTGGCGCCGGAAGACGACGAATGATTCTGACGACGCTGGCGGATTCCGCCGTGTATGAAGTGCTGGGGCCGCGCGTGGCCGCCGGGCTGCGCTGGCTGCGGTCGGTGGACCCCGCCATCGCGGACGGCCGCCACCCGATCGAGGGCGACGACGTGTGGGCGCTGGTGAGCTCGTACGAGACGGGCCCCGCGACCGAAAAGCGCTTTGAGGCGCACCGCGTGTACGTGGACCTGCAGTACGTGGCGGCGGGGACCGAGCGCATTCTGCACGCACCGCTGGAGACGGTGGAAGTGGCCGAGCCGTACGCGGAATCCAACGACATCACCTGGTTTGCGGAGCCGCCGTTTTCCAGCTCGCTGCTGATGCGTACGGGCGACCTGGCCGTCTTTCACCCGGAGGACGCGCACAAGCCCGGGTGCATGGCGGGCGGCAAGCACGCGGTCAAGAAGATCGTGGTAAAGGTGCGGCTGCGGGACCGGTAGATTCAGGACGGCTGATCGACAGCGCCGGCGCGGATCGGCGAATTCCAGGGCGGCCCCCACCCGGGCTCGTACTACTCGCCCACCCTCCCCCAAAAAAGACTGGGGGAGGGTTGTTGGGGCGGATGGGCCGGTGCGGGTCGGAAGATGTAGAGGCGGCGCAGGTTGTCCTGAGCGAATGAATCCGCCGCTCAAAAAGCGGGAAGCCCCGACACGACGCCCACAGGCGCCGTTCGGGGCTTCAACTGCATCGGGGATACACTCGCGAGCCAAAACCGCAGTCCGCGCAGGCGGACTTCGTGTGTTTCGAGGCGCGGTTTCAACCGCCGGACGGAACGCCCGCCGCCCGCGCCGTCCTTTCCCCCGCACCACACCGCCGTGTGCTCCCTCTCCCACATCCGTTCGTGGGAGAGGGTCGTCGTGCGCAGCACGCGGGGTGAGGGCCCCACCGGCCGCCGCGCGAACAGATGGTCAGCGCAGGCGGCCGGCCCGGCGGTCCCCATCCCCGCCGGTCAGAAGTATTCGCGCATGATCTTGCGGCCGTAGTACAGCCCCGCGCCCGTCCCCACCATGCTCCCCACGATGGCGGCAAACATCCCGAACGGCTCCCCGATCATCCAGCCGATCCACCCGCCCACGGCGGTCCCGATCAGCACCAGCAGTCGTTCCATGCGTGGCTCCTTTCGTGTGGATGGCGATCAGCGGTATTCCAGTTCCTGGCGCGTCCACACCTCGCCCGCGCGCGCCACCAGCCGCACCGAGCGCAGGTTGCGCACGTCCGCCAGCGGATCGGCGTCCAGCACCACCACGTCGGCGATCATCCCCGGCCGCAGCGCGCCGATGTCGTCGCGGCGCATGGCTCCGGCCGCCGTCCGCGTGGCCGCCACCAGCACCTCCATGGGCGTCATTCCCGCCTCGGCCATCGCGTCCATCTCGCGGAACACCGAGGCGCCGTGCAGCGTCAGCGGGTTGCCCGCGTCCGTCCCCATGGCGATGGGAATTCCCGCCGCGCGCACCCGCCGCAGGTTCTCGTACATGGTGGTGCGGCGGCGCTCCATCCCGCGGCGGAACGAGGGCGGCAGGTTCAGCGGCGGCAGCGAATCCGTCAGCGCCGCGCGCGCGCGGGTGGACGGGTCCACGCACGCCATGGGCACGCCGGTCGTATCCAGCCGCCGCTCATACAGCTGCACGTATCCGTCCGTCACCGTGAGCGTGGGGACGTAGGTGGCGCCCGCCTCGTGCGCCAGGCGCAGGAACTCGTCGTCCACCGGCAGGTCATCCACGGAGTGGACCAGGAGCTTCGCCCCCGCCCGCAGCGCGTCCTTGGCCTCCCACAGCCCCGTCGCGTGCACGATCATGGGCACGCCCGCCCGACGCGCCTCTTCCGCCACCACGCGGACGCGGGCCTTGAGCGCCACCGTGTCGGGACTGGTGCCTTCTACGAGGTACCACACCTTCATGGCGTCCGTCTCGTATTGCGCCAGCATGCGGGCGCCGGCACGGGTGACGGAGTCGTTGGCCGTGTGGATGAACTGCCGCGACGCGGGCAGGTTGAGCCAGTGGTCCAGCGTGGACAGCAGCGGTCCGGCCGCGGCCACGTGCGGCGCGCTGGTGCTGGCCTCCGCGCGGGCGCGCAGCCCCCACGTCCACGGAAACCCGCCCACGTCGTACGTCCCGGTCACGCCGGAGCACAGGTAGCTGCGGTAGAAGCGTTCGGGGTGCGCCTCGAGCTGGGCGACGGTGCTGTCGTACGGAAAGCGGTCGCGCACGTCCGCCGCGTCGGGGCGCCCATCCGCCCACCCCGTCTGCGAATAGTGCACGTGCGCGTCGATCAGCCCCGGGATGATCCACTTGCCGCGCGCGTCGATGCGCTCCACGTCCGCGCCCGGCGTGCACTCGCCCACGCACTCGATCTTTCCGCCCCGCATGACGACCGTGGCGTTGCGCATGGGCGCGGCGCCGGTGCCGTCGATGACCGTGGCGCCGGTAAAGGCAAAGGCGGGAACCGGCTGGTCGCCCGGCGCGCCGAACGCGGTGCTCACGGCCACCTTCCAGCTTCCGTCCGCCTGCTTCACCAGCACCCGTTCCGACACCCCGCGTGAGCTGCTGCCGCCCTGCGCCACGCGGTAGCGGTACACGCCATACGCCACCCCGGGCGCCACGGGAACGATCTCCACGTGCGAGGCCACGAGCGTATCCGGCCACGAGTCGGGATTTCCCGCGGCCAGGTCCGCGTAGCCGTACTGCACGCCGGCCGGTCCGGTTCGCGCCAGCCGCGGGCTCTGCAGATAGTTGCGCAGGTACGCGGCGCGGTCGCGGCGGTGGATGGCTTCGATGTTGCCCCGGAAGGCGGCCAGTGCCTGCACGCTGTCGCGGGCGCGCGCCGCGGCGGAATACGTCTGGCCGTGCGCGGGAACGGCCGCGGACGCAAGCAGCGCCAGGGCGGCCGCGGAGCGGGCGAGTGTGTTCATCGGAATGGGCGGGATCAGGTTGGCGAGGGGCTGCCGTCAACAGTACCTTGGCGGCCATGCGCGGTCAAACCGGGATCTCGCTTCCGGCTGATTCTGGGTGATGGATGGCGGGCGGACGATCAACTCAACGGGAGAACCAACGTGGCGGAAACAGGGATGACGGCGACGCCGTCGGGGCTGCAGTACCTGGATGAAGAGGTGGGAACCGGCAAGGAGGCCAAGGCCGGCCAGCGCGTTCGCGTGCACTACACGGGCACGCTGATGGACGGCACCAAGTTCGACAGCAGCCGCGACCGCGGCACGCCGTTCGAGTTCGACCTGGGCGCCGGCCGCGTGATCCGCGGCTGGGACGAGGGCGTGGCGGGGATGAAGGAAGGCGGCAAGCGCCGCCTGGTGATTCCGCCGGACCTCGGGTACGGCGCGCACGGCGCCGGCCGGGTGATTCCGCCCAACGCCACGCTGGCGTTCGACGTGGAACTCATCAGCGTGGGCTGATTTCGTTCGTCTCCGGATGATGCGGCGCCGCTGAGACTGGCGGCGGGTTCACGCGGGGAGCGCGGGGGTTCGCGGAGGGAACGGCGGGGATCTGCCGTCTTCCGCGGGCCCCCGCGTCTTTGTGCGCACTGAAATTTAAACTGGTCTAAATCATGCATTCCACCATGTTGCTGATTCGATCTTCTTCCCTGCTCTCCGGAACTTCATGCGCCTCCCGCTTCTCCCGCTCGTTGCCGCGGGCCTGCTCGCCTGTGCCCGCACCCTCGCCGCGCAGGAGTTCGAGCCGGGGGAGATCGAGGACAACAGCTTTCTGCTGGAAGAGGCGTACAACCAGGGAGCCGGCGTGGTGCAGCACGTGTTCACCTTCACCCGTCCGCGGGATGGCGGCGAACGGGAGTTCGCGCTCACGCAGGAGTGGCCGCTGGGCGGGCTGCGGCACCAGATCAGCTACACGGTGCCGTACGTCCGCACGATGGCGGGTGAGGGATTCGGTGACGCGGAGATCGCGTATCGTTATCAACTGATGCAGAGCCGCGTCAGCATCGCGCCGACGCTGGCGGCAACGGTGCCCACGGGACGCGAGCGCGTGGGCGGCGGACGGACGGGGATCGAGGGGCTGGTCCCGCTCAGCCTGCGGGTGACCGGCGCGGTGGCGGCGCACAGCAACGCGGGCGTGCACCTGCTGCGCGGCGCGGACGGCGCGGAATCCACGACGGGCGTAACGCTGGGCCAGAGCGTGATCTGGCTGGCGCACCCGCGCATGAACCTGCTGGTGGAGTCGCTGTGGACGCGCGACGACACGGACGGAGAGATCGAGGAATCGCTCTTCGTATCGCCCGGCGTGCGGGTGCGGTTCGAGGTGGGGGGCGCGCAGGTGGTGCCCGGCCTCGCGATTCCCATCGGCGTGGGCGCGAGCCACGGAGAGCGGCAGATCATGCTCTACTTCAGCGTGGAGCACGCCTTTCAGAAGCAGCGCTGAATCGGAGGAACTGCAACAGCATCTCACGCGGGGGTCGCGGAGGTCGCGGAGGTCGCGGGGAAGAGAAAAGAGGGAGAAAGAAGATGGCCGGCATCCTCTTTCTTCCCTGGCCTTTCTCCCTGTCCTTCTTCTGGAATCCGCGCTGCGGCTGGGGGCCGGCTGCGGTTCCCCCGCGACCTCCGCGACCCCCGCGGCCTCCGCGTGAGGGCAGTTTACATGGCTCGCCGGCTCACGAATCCCGGGAGTACGCCATCATCTCCGCCCACTCCTCGCGCAGCAGCCCGTACAGCATCACATCCCAGAACCGCCCCTTCTGAAACACGTGGTTGCGCAGCAGTCCCTCACGGCGCATCCCCAGCTTCTCCAGCACGTTGGATGACGCCGCGTTGTCCGCGATGCAGTGGGCGTGCAGCCGCGTCAGCCCCTGCTCGCCGAATCCCCAGTCGCGCATGGCCAGCGCCGCCTCCGTCGCAAAGCCCTGCCCCCAGTGGTCGGGATTCAGTTCGTACCCGATCTCCGCGTCGCTGCCGGCCGGGTCGTCGCGCCGCACGCCCACGTTGCCGATCATTTCCCCCGTGGCCGCAAGCTCGATGGCCAGCTGCGTCTTGATGCGCGGCCGGTCTGCCCGCCACGACAGAAAGGCGGCCACCAGCGTCTGCGACTCGCCCGGATCCATCCGCTCGCGATCGTAGTAGCGCAGATACCGCGCATCGTTCTGGTACGCGTGCATCAACTCCCAGTCGTCGCGCTGAAATTCGCGCAGAAGCAGGCGCTCGGTTCGCAGCATCACGGGCGTTCGGCGGATGGAGGAATTCATCCCGCCCATTATGCGCCAGCCGCGTGCATCCGACAACGTCCGTGGCGGAAAGCGGATCGCTCCCGGCCCGCCCCGTGCGGAAGCCGCCTGCTCGCCCCGGCACCGCGCCGGGCCGCTTGCCGACCGACGATCCGCACGGGATGGAATTCACCGAACCACCACACTCGCCCCTGCGCCGGCTGCGGCGCGCGGCGGGGCTGCTCACGCTCTGGCGCCCGCGCGACGCCCATCCGCCGGACGCGGACGAGCTGCGGCAGGCGACGGCTTTCTACCCGCTGGTCGGGCTGGTCATCGGCCTCCTTCCCGCGGCGGCGCTCCTGCTTCCCCTTCCCGCCGACGCGCGCGCCGTGCTGGCGCTGGCGGCATGGCTGCTGGTGACGGGCGCGGACACGCTGGGCGGATGGGCCCGCGCCTGCGACGCCGCCTTCGCCCCGGCCGTATCCACGGACGACGACACGCGGCGGCGGCGCACGGAAGCGCTGGGCGCCTCGCGGCTGGGCGTGATGGGCGGAACCGCGCTGGGGCTGCTGCTGCTGGCCAAGGTGGCGGCGCTGGCGCACGCCCCGCCGGTGGCGCCCATGGTTGCGGCCGCGCTGGGCCGGTGGGCCATGGTGCACGCGCTGCGCACCTACGCCGCCGCCCCGCCGCATGACGCGCGCATCCCCGCGGCGGGCGGGGTGCCGCTCTGGTCCGCCACCTGGGTGGCCGTCGCCGTGCTTTCGCTGCTCACCATCGCCTCGCCGGACCCGGTGTGGACGGCGTACGCCATCACCGCCGGCGCGGTGCTGGCGCTGGCGGCAACCGCGTTTCTGGTGGACCGGTTCGCGGGGGTCAACGGACCCGTCTGCGGGGCCGCGTGCGAGGCGGCGGAACTGGCCGTGCTGTGGATGTTCGTCCCCTGGGGATGACCGTTCGCGCACGCGTCGCTTGACCGGCCCCGGTGCCCGGCCTATTCTCCCGGCGTTCCGAACCGGCTGAACCGCGCGGAGAAACCATGGCCAACGTCCCGCAGGACCTGCGATACACCCGTGAGCACGAGTACCTCCGCCCCGTCGAGGGGCAGGATGGCGTGTTTGCGGTCGGCATTACCGAATACGCCCAGGACCAGCTGGGCGACATTGTCTTCGTGGAGCTGCCCAAGGCGGGCTCATCCTACGACGCCATGGCGCCCTTCGGCACCATCGAGGCGGTCAAGGCGGTTTCCGAGCTGTTCATGCCGCTTCAGGGCGAGGTCGTGGAGAGCAACGGCGCGCTCGACGGCAACCCGGCGCTGGTGAACAGCGATCCGTATGGCGAGGGGTGGATGATCAAGATCCGCCTTGCCGACCCGTCCGCGGTCGACGGCCTGCTGGACGCCGCCGCCTACAGCGCCCTCATCGGCTGACGACGAACGGGAAGTGCGGAGCGGAATCCATCCCCCTCCGCACTTTCGTACTCTCGTACCTTCGTACTTTCGCACTGCTTTTCTCGCCGGAGGCGATTTTCATGGCCCGTCTGCTCTACCACGGACACTCGTGCTTCACACTGGAAGCACCGGACGGGACGCGGATCATGATCGATCCCTTCCTGGACGACAATCCGCTTTCCGACATCAAGAGCAAGGATGTGGAGAAGCTGGACTACATCCTCGTTTCGCACGGCCATTCCGACCACTTCGCCGACTGCGTGAAGCTGGCGAAGAAGCACGACGCCACCGTGATCTCCACCTTTGAACTGGTGAGCTTCTGCCAGCAGGAAGAGGGAGTCAAGAAGGGTCACGGAATGAACATCGGCGGCGCGTACGTGTTCCCCTTCGGCCGGGTGAAGCTTACGCCCGCGCTGCACACGGGAAGCATCGACGGCGACAAGAACGGCGCGTACACCACCGACTGCTGCGGCTTTCTGATCAGCCTGGACGGCGGGCCCACGGTGTACCACGCCGGCGACACGGCGCTCATCATGGATCTGCAGCTGCTGCAGGGGCGCGTGGACGTGGCGCTGCTCCCCATCGGCGACAACTTCACCATGGGGCCGGAGGATGCGGCCCGCGCGGTGGAGATGATTCAGCCGGAAGTGGTCATCCCCATGCACTACAACACGTTCGAGCTCATCAACCAGAACCCGGAAGCGTTCCGGGAGATGGTGGGCGACACCGCGCGCGTGGAAATCATGCAGCCCGGCGGCTCCTACGAACTCTGATCCACCGTCGTTCCGTGGATGAAAAGCGCCCTTCCCGGCAACCGGGGAGGGCGCTTTCTCGTTCGGTGGATGACGCAAAGCGGTGCGTTGCGCATCCGGATAGACGGATGCGCGGCGACAGGCCGGGACGACAAGAAACAATGCCGCGCGTCCGCGGCTTCGTTGAGCGGATGAATCCGCCGCTCCAACGGCGCAAAGCCCCGACACGGCGCGCTGCGCGCGACGTTCGGGGCTTCACCCGCGTTGAGACCTGGGAGTCAGACCGCGCTTGCGGCCACCAGAGCGGGCAGTCGGCCGACGCGCCCCGGACCCGCCTCCGCGCCGAACGGCTCCCCCTCCCCCGCTTGCGGGGCGAGGGGCTGGGGGGAGGGCGGAGCCCGCCGCCGCGCCGGGCTTCGCTGGGCGCACGATCCGGTCCCACGCCCGGCCAACCGACTGGACAAACCTTCTTCATACCCGCGCTTCTTTTCGGCCTTCCCAATCTCCACCCATCCCCCAAAGGCCTGCAGACCATCCGTTTGCGCACCGGAAACCGGGTCCGCCTCTTGCCTGACCGGCGCCCCGGCCCGACGTGTTCGCCGATGTCATGGCGAACGCGCCCGGCCGGTCTGAATGTCCTCCGCCGGGGCGGCGGAAGGACGAGTACGGGATTACCCAGGGATGTGGAGGCGTGGAATGAAAGCATGGTGGATCCTCGCGGCGGCTGCTCTGCCGCTCGCGGCGTGCGACGGCGTGTTCGACAGCGACGACGACGACAACAACAACGCGGGCGCGGTGTTCACGATGAACAACGCGGCCAGCGCCAACTACGTGATCGTGTTTCAGCGCTTTGACGACGGCACCCTGGCGCGCGTGGACTCGGTGGCCACCGGCGGGCGCGGCAGCGGCCCGCACCCGGTGTTCGGCGCCGACCCGCTGGAATCGCAGGACGCGGTAATTCTGTCCAGTGACAACCGCCTGCTCTTTGTGACCAACGCCGGCAGCAACGAAGTCACCTCGTTCCGCGTCTCCAGCTCCGGCGCGCTCACCCGCGTGAGCACGGTGAGCTCCGGCGGCGTCATGCCCGTGAGCCTGGCCCACAACGGCGACGTGCTGTACGTGGTGAACGCCATGAACGGCGGCAACATCAGCGGCTTCCGCGTGGGCACCGACGGCACGCTCACCGCGCTGTCCGGCAGCACCCGCCCGCTCAGCGGCGCGGCGATGACCGGGCCCGGCTCCATCCGCATCACCCCCAACGGCCAGGCCATCATTGTCACCGAAAAGATGACCAACAACCTGGTGCTGTACGGGCTCAACAACGGCGTCACCGCGACCGGCCCCACCGTCATTCCGTCGCCCGGGCCCACGCCGTTCGGCGCGGACTTCGATGCGTCGGGGCGCTACATTCTGTCCATCGGCAACATCGGCCCCAACCGGGCCGCGGTCATGGACGGCAGCTCGGTGGCGTCGCTGGTGTTCAGCGGCAACGGCGTGACGCCGGTGGCCGCCGCGGTGCCGACGACTGAAACGGCCGCCTGCTGGATCCAGACGACCCCCGACGGCCGCTACGCCTACACCACCAACACGGGCAGCGGAACCATCACGGGCTTCAGCATCGGCAGCAACGGCGCGCTCACCCGCATGCGCAGCGACGGCGTGAGCGGCTCCACGGGCGCCATGAGCATGCCGCTGGACATGGCGTACGCGGACGGGTACCTGTACGCCCTCACCGCCGGCGACCGCGGCATTCACGTGTTCCGCGTGGGGAGCGACGGCTCGCTCACGCCGCAGAACAACCTCACGGGTGCGTTCCCCGTCAGCGTGACCGGCCTCGCGGCCTTCTGACGCACGCCGCCTGACGGAAAACGGACGGGCTGCTCCCATCGGAGCAGCCCGTCCGCGCATTCCGGCCCGTCGTTACATTCGATACGTAACATCCTTAGCCGCCATCGGATGGCAATCCCCCGCCCCGCCATCATCCGCCCCGCCCTCCCCACCGCCCTCCCCACCGCCCTCCCCACCGCCCTCCCCACCGTCGTCCCGCTGCCGAGCCCGGCGATCTGCCATCCCGATGAGCGCACCGCGGCAAGCCGTGAATCGATCCTCATCATTCCTCCCATCGGTCGATGATTGACGCAGCGAGCCACGAACGACGCTGTTCCCTGCGGATGGCGGGCGAAAAAGACGCGTGGCAGCCCGGGATGATTTCCCTCTGCTGCTCCGCTGCTCTGCGTGATCCGCCGTTTTCCTCGCCCGGGATGGCGAGCGGCGGTGCAAACGGGCGGAAAGCGTCCGTATCGCCTTGACGCCCGCCCCCCCGGCGGCCTACCATCCACCCACATGCAGACCAACCCCGAGCCCCGCCCCGCTTGGCGGCTGCTGAACACCGCGCCGGCCCCGGGGGCGTGGAACATGGCCGTGGATGAAGCGCTGGCCGACGCCGTGCGCGCGGGCGGCCCGCCCACCCTGCGGCTGTACCGGTGGAACCCGGCCTGCCTGTCGCTGGGCCGCAACCAGCCCGGCGACGGCTACGACCGCGACCAGATCCGCCGCCGCGGGCTGGACGTCGTGCGCAGGCCCACGGGGGGACGCGCCGTTCTGCACGCCCGCGAACTCACCTATTCCGTCGCCGTGCGCGACAACGTGCTGGGCTCGCCGCGGCACGCGTACGCCGCCGTAAACCGCGCCCTGGTGGCCGGCCTGCGCGCGCTGGGCGTGGACGCGCACCTGCAGCCCGCGGGCGGTGGGCGCGCCCCGCTTCCCTCGCTGGCGCCGTGCTTTGAGCAGCCGGTGGAGGGGGAGGTGGTGGCGGGCGGCCGCAAGCTGGTGGGGAGCGCGCAGCGGCGGGAGCGCGGCGTCATTCTGCAGCACGGCTCGCTGATCCTGCACGACGACCAGGCGCTGCTGGCGGAGCTGATGCACCCCGGCGCCGCCCTCCCCGCCGCCTCGCCTCCGGCCGCGCTGGCCGAGCTGATGGGCACCGTTCCGGACTGGCGGGACCTCTCCAACGCCATCGCCGGTGGATGGCGCGAATCGGTCGGCGGCGAGCTCGTGGAGGACACGCTCTCCGCCGAGGACGAGGAGCGCGCGGCGGGCCACCGGGCGCGCTACGAGGACCCGGCATGGACTTGGCATCGTTGACCCGTTTCGCGGCCCCGAGCCGCGCGATCCAACACCGACGATCACGGGGAATGGGATGAACGCCAGACACGCCAGGACCGCGCTGGCCGCGCTGCTCGCCGCGGCCCTCACCGCCTGCGGCGGAGGAGACCGGGGCGGCGACGCGGGCGGAGCCGGCAAGGACGACGGAACCCCGCAGCGGGGCGGCACCGGCGTCGTGGCCGTGCTCACCGACTTTCAGGCGTTCAACCCCGTCACCAACACGGCGCTGACGACGGACGACGTCATCAAGCACATGCTGTTCACGCCCATCATCCAGTATGATGAGAAGCTGAACCCCAAGCCGTGGCTGGCCGAGCGCTGGGAGCTTTCCGACACCGCCGTCGTCTTTTTTCTGCGCAAGGACGTGAAGTGGCACGACGGCCAGCCGGTGACGGCCGAGGACGTCAAGTTCACCTTTGACCTGGCCAAGGACTCGGCCACCGCGTCGCTGATCGGCTCGGCGTACGTCAACATGATCAAGTCCGCCACCGTGGTGGACCCGTACACCATCCGCTTCGGCTTCGTGGCCCCGCACGCGCAGGCGCTGGACGCCTTCTGGTGGCCGCCGCTGCCCAGGCACCTGCTGGCCAACGTGGCGCCAGGGCAGCTTTCCACCGCGCCGTTCAACCGCAACCCGGTGGGCAGCGGGCCCTTCAAGTTCGCGGACTGGAAGCCCACGCAGTCGGTGACCTTCGAGGCCAACCCGGACTTTCCCGAGGCGCTGGGCGGCCGCCCCAACCTGGACCGCGTGGTGTTCCGCATCGTCCCCGAGGCCACCACCATGGTCACGGAGCTGGTGAACGGCACGGCCGACATGATCGGCTACACCCTGCTGCCGGACCAGGCCAAGTCCATCGACGGCCAGCGCGGGCTGGAGCTGCGCCACTACCCGTCGCGCGAGTTCACCTTCTTTGCGTGGAACAACACCCGGCCGCTCTTTGCCGACGCCCGCGTGCGCCGCGCGCTCACCATGGGCATCGACCGGCAGCAGATCATCACCGGGCTGCTGCAGGGCTACGGGCAGCCGGCAACGGGGATGATCCCGGCGTGGAGCCCCATGTACACGCAGATGCAGCCGCTGCCGTACGACGCCAACGCGGCCAAGCAGCTTCTGCAGCAGGCGGGGTGGACGGACACCAACCGCGACGGCGTTCTGGACAAGGGCGGGCAGCCGCTGCGCTTTTCGCTCACCATCAACTCCGCCAACCGCTCGCACGGCGACATCGCGCAGGTGGTGCAGCGGCAGCTCAAGCAGATCGGCGTGGACCT
Encoded proteins:
- a CDS encoding metal-dependent hydrolase encodes the protein MARLLYHGHSCFTLEAPDGTRIMIDPFLDDNPLSDIKSKDVEKLDYILVSHGHSDHFADCVKLAKKHDATVISTFELVSFCQQEEGVKKGHGMNIGGAYVFPFGRVKLTPALHTGSIDGDKNGAYTTDCCGFLISLDGGPTVYHAGDTALIMDLQLLQGRVDVALLPIGDNFTMGPEDAARAVEMIQPEVVIPMHYNTFELINQNPEAFREMVGDTARVEIMQPGGSYEL
- a CDS encoding lactonase family protein; the encoded protein is MKAWWILAAAALPLAACDGVFDSDDDDNNNAGAVFTMNNAASANYVIVFQRFDDGTLARVDSVATGGRGSGPHPVFGADPLESQDAVILSSDNRLLFVTNAGSNEVTSFRVSSSGALTRVSTVSSGGVMPVSLAHNGDVLYVVNAMNGGNISGFRVGTDGTLTALSGSTRPLSGAAMTGPGSIRITPNGQAIIVTEKMTNNLVLYGLNNGVTATGPTVIPSPGPTPFGADFDASGRYILSIGNIGPNRAAVMDGSSVASLVFSGNGVTPVAAAVPTTETAACWIQTTPDGRYAYTTNTGSGTITGFSIGSNGALTRMRSDGVSGSTGAMSMPLDMAYADGYLYALTAGDRGIHVFRVGSDGSLTPQNNLTGAFPVSVTGLAAF
- a CDS encoding lipoate--protein ligase family protein produces the protein MQTNPEPRPAWRLLNTAPAPGAWNMAVDEALADAVRAGGPPTLRLYRWNPACLSLGRNQPGDGYDRDQIRRRGLDVVRRPTGGRAVLHARELTYSVAVRDNVLGSPRHAYAAVNRALVAGLRALGVDAHLQPAGGGRAPLPSLAPCFEQPVEGEVVAGGRKLVGSAQRRERGVILQHGSLILHDDQALLAELMHPGAALPAASPPAALAELMGTVPDWRDLSNAIAGGWRESVGGELVEDTLSAEDEERAAGHRARYEDPAWTWHR
- a CDS encoding ABC transporter substrate-binding protein; the encoded protein is MNARHARTALAALLAAALTACGGGDRGGDAGGAGKDDGTPQRGGTGVVAVLTDFQAFNPVTNTALTTDDVIKHMLFTPIIQYDEKLNPKPWLAERWELSDTAVVFFLRKDVKWHDGQPVTAEDVKFTFDLAKDSATASLIGSAYVNMIKSATVVDPYTIRFGFVAPHAQALDAFWWPPLPRHLLANVAPGQLSTAPFNRNPVGSGPFKFADWKPTQSVTFEANPDFPEALGGRPNLDRVVFRIVPEATTMVTELVNGTADMIGYTLLPDQAKSIDGQRGLELRHYPSREFTFFAWNNTRPLFADARVRRALTMGIDRQQIITGLLQGYGQPATGMIPAWSPMYTQMQPLPYDANAAKQLLQQAGWTDTNRDGVLDKGGQPLRFSLTINSANRSHGDIAQVVQRQLKQIGVDLQIRPQEFQSMLQQYKGREYDAVLANWSLDTFKVDPSPLFSCAQARVKGSANRTGYCNPQGDELASRAMRSTDPAAAKQLWAQWSQLLQQDQPITFLYWTEDLAGVGPRVRNVQTDARSKIVNIAEWWHRGR